Below is a window of bacterium DNA.
CGGCGGACTCGATCGCATTCACTGTTCCCTTCACCGACCAGGATCGCCACATTCTCTTCACGCACAGCGCCTATTACATTGACAACTGGCTGATCGACTGGATGCGTGGCGGATGGGATAAGAACTATAGCAACACCGCCTGGCGCCCCAATCCCAGAATCACTTCGGTCGGCAATCCTTTCAGCGTGGCTCAATACAAAGCCCGGTTGTTCAACGCCATCCCCTACCCGCGGCCGATGATTGACAGCACTTCGCTGGTTTATTTTGACTCGATGTACACGGATGGCAACGGCAAACAGGTCAAACTCTATCCCTACATCAACCGCGCCGAGCTCTATGAGGTTGAAACCCTGAGAGAGAAAGTCAATCCCCGCTTCATCAACCCTCCGCTCAACGTCGATCCACTCAAGTATTTCCTCTATCAAAAATGGGATGCCAACAAGGATACGATGTGGGCCTATATGCCGGAGGCTGGACAAAACCAGCAGTGGCCGCTGCCCGAGAATCTCGCGTATGCCAACGATACCCTCAAGACACTGGGCATGGGCGGTTTCCCGCTTGGCGATCTCTACAACTGGTGGAATCCGGCGGTAAGGGAAGGTGCGACCGATCGCTATTCAGCCTGGCGGGCGCAAGCCGATGCGGAGCACGCCCGGATCGCCTCCTGGCTTGAGACCGGCAAGGATCCGTTGACCGGCATCGAGCGTGTGCCTGTGGCAGCCATGCCAGCCCAATATGCGCTCGGACAGAATTACCCGAATCCCTTCAACCCGACCACAAGAATACAATTTTCCATTCCACAGAGCGGTCCTGTGACCCTGAAGGTCTACAACAGCCTTGGGCAGGAGGTGGCGACCTTGCTGGAGGGGATGCAACCAGCCGGCGTAGGCATTGTCACCTTCAATGCCGCCAGACTGAGCGGGGGGGTCTACTTCTACAGGCTACAGGCTGGCAATGTATCGATTACCAGAAAACTTGTCTTGATGAAATAATCCTGTAACGTGAAACTTGCCCCGGCAGCGAAAAAAACCGACCATCGCCGTCGGGGCAAACCAGCTTTTTCCAGAGCCAAATAAAGAGGAGGAGGTGGTTCATTCATCTATCGTTTGGTTCCAGAACAATCTGTACGGGAATAATTCAACTTCATTAAGGCGAACCATTCACAGGAGAAGGAGAATTATGAGAAAAAAGATATCCACGTTTTGGGTAATCGCAACTGCCTTTGTGCTTTTGGGCGCCGTTGCGATTCAGGCCCAAGTTCCTATCAATG
It encodes the following:
- a CDS encoding T9SS type A sorting domain-containing protein, which gives rise to MKRLVICLICVLLLSVSLYAQKKDTTYVNGLYSGGAEGGLNEAIKAVADAGKLSQTVFKLNLYDWYVINGTIEVPKGQILEIVAPNPGATQQGAPPQILWTASSSVTKNFLIAVYGDLIMKNIWVRFADAAGVQTGTPIVFEGNDESGPGEKGDFGTFENCIFEFMPCPAQTASGSICVRSKFFHGSFKNCYFRNCVDRHYMYYGRAVSFPYDVPGYHTEEVTFENCTFANMGYVLMQEGTNYSDKVSFNHCTFYNTVQFTLESGWWWRLNVNNCLFVNAWMMGYIPQQGASSATVTIQPADSIAFTVPFTDQDRHILFTHSAYYIDNWLIDWMRGGWDKNYSNTAWRPNPRITSVGNPFSVAQYKARLFNAIPYPRPMIDSTSLVYFDSMYTDGNGKQVKLYPYINRAELYEVETLREKVNPRFINPPLNVDPLKYFLYQKWDANKDTMWAYMPEAGQNQQWPLPENLAYANDTLKTLGMGGFPLGDLYNWWNPAVREGATDRYSAWRAQADAEHARIASWLETGKDPLTGIERVPVAAMPAQYALGQNYPNPFNPTTRIQFSIPQSGPVTLKVYNSLGQEVATLLEGMQPAGVGIVTFNAARLSGGVYFYRLQAGNVSITRKLVLMK